GCGGCGCCGTGACGAGGCGATTTCTCGGGGTCGGCGGGCCTCCCGGCCGCCGCGGGCGTGCGACGATCGGCCTGCCCGGCCACGGCGCTGGAACACCCGCGCCTACGCTGGTGTTACTACACCTGTTCGGCCGATAACCCCAGGCCGCCCGCTCGAGAACCCAGAAAGGCCCGCATGAGCGCCAGTCCGACCGTCCACGAGGTCATCATCATCGGTTCCGGCCCGGCCGGTTACACCGCCGCGATCTACACCGCCCGCGCCCAGCTGGCGCCGCTGGTGTTCGAGGGCAGCGCTTTCGGCGGCGCCCTGATGACCACCACCGAGGTGGAGAACTACCCCGGTTTCAAGGACGGCATCCAGGGCCCCGACCTGATGGAACAGATGCGGGAGCAGGCGCTGCGGTTCGGCGCCGACCTGCAGATGGAGGACGTCGAGGCGGTGTCGTTGACCGGGCCCGTCAAGACCGTCACCACCGCCGGCGGGGAGACCTTCCATGCCCGCGCGGTGATTCTGGCCATGGGCGCGGCCCCGCGCTACCTCGGCGTTCCCGGGGAGCAGGAGTTGCTGGGCCGCGGCGTGAGCTCATGCGCCACCTGCGACGGCTTCTTCTTCAAGGACCAGGACATCGCGGTGATCGGTGGCGGTGACTCCGCCATGGAGGAGGCCACCTTCCTGACCAAGTTCGCCCGCAGCGTCACGTTGGTGCACCGCCGCGACGAGTTCCGCGCCTCCAAGATCATGCTGGAGCGCGCCCAGAACAACGAGAAGATCAAGT
This DNA window, taken from Mycolicibacterium sp. MU0050, encodes the following:
- the trxB gene encoding thioredoxin-disulfide reductase: MSASPTVHEVIIIGSGPAGYTAAIYTARAQLAPLVFEGSAFGGALMTTTEVENYPGFKDGIQGPDLMEQMREQALRFGADLQMEDVEAVSLTGPVKTVTTAGGETFHARAVILAMGAAPRYLGVPGEQELLGRGVSSCATCDGFFFKDQDIAVIGGGDSAMEEATFLTKFARSVTLVHRRDEFRASKIMLERAQNNEKIKFVTNTQVVSVEGGDTVTGLRVRDTVTGAESTLPVTGVFVAIGHDPRSELVRDTLDLDADGYVLVQGRTTATSVEGVFASGDLVDRTYRQAITAAGSGCSAAIDAERWLAETSDENTDLIGAQQ